The Nitrospirota bacterium genome contains a region encoding:
- a CDS encoding tryptophan--tRNA ligase (catalyzes a two-step reaction, first charging a tryptophan molecule by linking its carboxyl group to the alpha-phosphate of ATP, followed by transfer of the aminoacyl-adenylate to its tRNA) — MTTHHAKKRVLSGMQPSGLLHLGNWLGALENWKALQEQYDCFFFVADWHALSTNYADTSRIKEFSRELLIDWLAAGIDPQRATVFIQSRVPDHAILHLLLSMMV, encoded by the coding sequence ATGACGACCCACCACGCAAAAAAACGAGTATTGAGCGGCATGCAGCCCAGCGGGCTCCTCCACCTGGGCAACTGGCTCGGCGCGTTGGAAAACTGGAAGGCGCTGCAGGAACAGTACGACTGCTTCTTTTTCGTCGCCGACTGGCACGCCCTCTCCACCAACTATGCCGACACCAGCCGCATCAAGGAATTCTCGCGCGAGCTGCTCATCGACTGGCTCGCCGCCGGCATCGATCCGCAGCGCGCCACGGTCTTCATCCAATCGCGCGTCCCCGACCATGCGATCCTGCACCTGCTGCTCTCGATGATGGTG